The genomic region AAATTCTTGATATTTTCATTTTGAATTCAACCATTTTAGGGAATGATTTTTCTGTTTTTACCGAAATTTGCTCTGTAACACACTCTTACTTATAGACTTACGCTTATGCCCCATTTTTCGCCAAATCTGTCTAGTTCCCTAGAGCAGAACGAATATTTCTCTCTTTCGTCTCATGAGTCAATATCTCTACATTACCTTCATTTTTCTGTTTCTCAACCAAGGAAGCATCTGCAGAAGTTATACTGATATCGTGTTTACCAAGAATAGTGCCGATTTTACCAATGACTCCCGGTTGGTCAATAATTGGAAATCGTAAATAATATCTTGAAATCATCTCTTCTATGGGCCTTATTTTCTTTGTGTCCCATGATAAATTTGGATATAAAATAGTATTATTTATACTCAGAGCAATCTTAATGATATCAGAGACAACACTACTTGCTGTAGGCATCTGTCCAGCTCCTTTTCCATAAAACATAGTTGTGCCCACAGCATCACCTTCAATACAAATAGCATTGTATTCATCCCTGACCGATGCTAACGGATGTTTCAAAGGAATCATTGTTGGGTGAACACGAAGCTCTATATCTTCGTTTGTGTTTTTAGCAATAGCTAAAAGTTTTATGATATAACCAAATTCGCGTGCAAATTTAATGTCCTGAATAGTGATTTTGGAAATACCCTCAGTATAAACATCACCTACATCTACTCTTGTGCCAAATGCAAGAGAGGATAAAATCACTAGCTTTTGACTGGAATCGATTCCCTCTATATCAAAAGCAGGATTGGTCTCAGCATACCCTTTCCGTTTTGCGTCTTTCAGTGCCTCTTCAAAGCTTTGTTCATTTTCATTCATTCTGGTTAATATGTAATTTGTTGTGCCATTAATAATCCCCAAAATCGCCCTTATTTTATTAGCAACTAATCCTTCTCTTAATGCATTAAGAAGAGGAATACCACCTGCTACACTGGCTTCATATTGTATCTGGACATTATTGTCTTTAGCAATTCCGGATATTTCCTCACCATACTTTGCCATTAATATTTTATTTGCAGTAATTACGTGTTTTTTTCTCGTCAATGCTTTAACGATATACGACTTCGCTGGTTCTTCTCCACCAATCAGTTCTATTACTATGCTTATTTCTGGATCCGAGAAAATCGTCTCAACATCAGTAGTCAAAATTTTAGAATCTACCTCTATTCTACGGTCTGAAGAAATATCTTTATCTACTATTTTTTTAAGATAAAGATTTATTCCCGTCTTTTTTCCAATTAGGTCGTGATTTTCTCTCAATAACTTTACTACCCCGCTACCTACCGTTCCAAAACCTATTAGACCCAGATTAACTCTCATTGTTAGTTGCCTCTATCTTCAAATCCTCTTCAGTAATCTTTCCTTCCTCAATCTTAAATGATCTAATATTCGGACTATTTTTATCTT from bacterium harbors:
- a CDS encoding homoserine dehydrogenase, with product MRVNLGLIGFGTVGSGVVKLLRENHDLIGKKTGINLYLKKIVDKDISSDRRIEVDSKILTTDVETIFSDPEISIVIELIGGEEPAKSYIVKALTRKKHVITANKILMAKYGEEISGIAKDNNVQIQYEASVAGGIPLLNALREGLVANKIRAILGIINGTTNYILTRMNENEQSFEEALKDAKRKGYAETNPAFDIEGIDSSQKLVILSSLAFGTRVDVGDVYTEGISKITIQDIKFAREFGYIIKLLAIAKNTNEDIELRVHPTMIPLKHPLASVRDEYNAICIEGDAVGTTMFYGKGAGQMPTASSVVSDIIKIALSINNTILYPNLSWDTKKIRPIEEMISRYYLRFPIIDQPGVIGKIGTILGKHDISITSADASLVEKQKNEGNVEILTHETKERNIRSALGN